The following are encoded together in the bacterium genome:
- a CDS encoding sigma-54-dependent Fis family transcriptional regulator, whose translation MTDRPGLRVLVIDDEKNIRATVAICLEGLGCAVTGVATADAARAAVAAAGYDLAFLDLRLGDASGLDLLPELLARRPDLDVVIITAYATIDTAVEAMRRGARDYLPKPFTPAQIRHVVEQVADRQRLVRRVAALQSELASATPEVELDSDAPAMRAVLDVLPRVAASDATVLLRGENGTGKGVVARALHAGSPRAARPFVTVNCPTLSEELLASELFGHARGAFTGAVRDQPGRVEAADGGTLLLDEIGEISPGLQAKLLRFLQEREFERVGETETRRADVRLLAATNRDLEADVKAGRFREDLLYRLNVVELRLPPLRERPEDILRLARHFLVFFARAARRPVPELSPPAAQALVAYPWPGNVRELRNAIERALILWPAPVLVPAAFPERIAAQPSAGPRLGGDCTLDEIEREHILRVIARTATLDDAARILGIDASTLYRRRKRYEGG comes from the coding sequence ATGACGGACCGGCCGGGGTTGCGGGTGCTCGTCATCGACGACGAGAAGAACATCCGCGCCACCGTCGCGATCTGCCTCGAAGGGCTCGGCTGCGCGGTCACCGGGGTCGCCACCGCCGACGCGGCGCGCGCCGCCGTCGCCGCCGCCGGCTACGATCTCGCCTTTCTCGACCTCCGCCTCGGTGACGCCAGCGGGCTCGATCTGCTGCCCGAGCTGCTGGCGCGCCGGCCCGACCTCGACGTGGTGATCATCACCGCCTACGCCACCATCGACACCGCCGTGGAGGCGATGCGCCGCGGCGCCCGCGACTACCTGCCGAAGCCGTTCACGCCGGCGCAGATCCGGCACGTCGTCGAACAGGTCGCCGACCGCCAGCGCCTGGTGCGCCGGGTGGCGGCGCTGCAGTCCGAGCTGGCGAGCGCGACGCCGGAGGTCGAGCTCGACAGCGACGCGCCGGCGATGCGCGCCGTGCTCGACGTGCTGCCGCGCGTCGCCGCGTCGGACGCGACGGTCTTGCTGCGCGGCGAGAACGGCACCGGGAAGGGGGTCGTCGCGCGCGCCCTGCACGCCGGCAGCCCGCGCGCCGCGCGGCCGTTCGTCACCGTCAACTGCCCGACGCTCTCCGAGGAGCTGCTGGCGAGCGAGCTGTTCGGGCACGCCCGCGGCGCCTTCACCGGCGCGGTGCGCGATCAGCCGGGGCGCGTCGAGGCGGCGGACGGCGGCACCCTGCTGCTCGACGAGATCGGCGAGATCTCGCCCGGCCTGCAGGCCAAGCTGCTGCGCTTCCTGCAGGAGCGCGAGTTCGAGCGCGTCGGCGAGACCGAGACCCGGCGCGCCGACGTGCGTCTCCTCGCCGCCACCAACCGCGACCTCGAGGCCGACGTGAAGGCCGGGCGTTTCCGCGAGGACCTGCTGTACCGGCTGAACGTCGTCGAGCTGCGCCTGCCGCCGCTGCGCGAGCGGCCGGAGGACATCCTGCGCCTGGCCCGCCACTTCCTCGTCTTCTTCGCGCGCGCCGCCCGGCGGCCGGTACCGGAGCTCTCGCCCCCGGCGGCGCAGGCGCTGGTCGCCTACCCGTGGCCGGGCAACGTGCGCGAGCTGCGCAACGCGATCGAGCGCGCCCTCATCCTGTGGCCGGCGCCGGTGCTGGTGCCGGCGGCCTTTCCCGAGCGCATCGCCGCCCAACCGTCAGCCGGCCCCCGGCTGGGCGGCGACTGCACGCTCGACGAGATCGAGCGCGAGCACATCCTGCGCGTCATCGCCCGCACCGCGACGCTCGACGACGCGGCCCGCATTCTCGGCATCGACGCGTCGACCCTGTACCGCAGGCGCAAGCGCTACGAGGGCGGCTGA
- a CDS encoding prolyl oligopeptidase family serine peptidase, with protein MPTRLFILLVPLLVACGAVRSDDGAAPPGPPTTTYLVKEATLVNGAVTVRLNIPLQPSGPKPAVIALLGDTHPIVAAGFVAATYTVRWGLLGPAPTPAPDAAVVGKWVLASPSEAVLGERYLRDISTTADKFVPAVVDWLIAQPEVDAKRLGFVGGSTNGFIALRAAAVDQRIGVVVAIAACADYQRFLQGSAMGMNGQPLRLAPDYAAWMRTQEVIRDPAAITHAALLMVNRAGDPLIPVDCADETARILTDAYARAGDPARFRYLRLDGEGHGMSGPEVEAALEWLQRWL; from the coding sequence ATGCCGACCCGCCTCTTCATCCTGCTCGTTCCCTTGCTGGTCGCCTGCGGCGCGGTGCGGTCCGACGATGGCGCGGCGCCGCCGGGCCCGCCCACCACGACCTACCTCGTCAAAGAAGCGACCCTGGTCAATGGCGCGGTCACCGTCCGTCTCAACATTCCGCTGCAGCCGAGCGGGCCGAAGCCGGCCGTCATCGCGCTGCTCGGCGACACCCACCCGATCGTCGCCGCCGGCTTCGTTGCCGCCACCTACACCGTGCGCTGGGGATTGCTGGGGCCGGCGCCGACGCCGGCGCCCGATGCCGCCGTGGTCGGCAAGTGGGTCCTGGCCTCGCCCAGCGAGGCCGTGCTCGGCGAACGCTACCTGCGCGACATCTCGACCACCGCCGACAAATTCGTGCCGGCGGTGGTCGACTGGCTGATCGCCCAGCCGGAGGTCGATGCGAAGCGCCTGGGTTTCGTCGGCGGCTCGACCAACGGGTTCATCGCCCTGCGCGCCGCCGCGGTCGATCAGCGCATCGGCGTCGTCGTGGCGATCGCCGCGTGCGCCGACTACCAGCGCTTCCTCCAGGGGTCGGCCATGGGCATGAACGGCCAGCCGCTGCGTCTGGCGCCGGACTACGCGGCGTGGATGCGGACCCAGGAAGTGATCCGCGATCCGGCCGCGATCACCCACGCGGCGCTGCTGATGGTCAATCGCGCCGGCGATCCGCTCATCCCGGTCGACTGCGCCGACGAGACGGCGCGCATCCTCACCGACGCCTACGCCCGCGCCGGCGATCCCGCTCGCTTCCGCTATCTCCGCCTGGACGGCGAGGGCCACGGCATGAGCGGGCCGGAGGTCGAGGCCGCGCTGGAGTGGCTGCAGCGGTGGCTGTAG
- a CDS encoding histidine kinase produces MTARRPEDFLEIVERAKRGRLKVYIGPAAGVGKTYRMLEEAHALRQRGVDVVLGFVETHGRPETEALLPGLPAVPRRQVEYRGLRVEEMDLDAVLARHPQVAVVDEIAHTNVPGSRNRKRYQDVLELLAAGINVICAFNVQHLESLKDVVERATGVTIRETVPDTLLKQADQVVNLDLDAEDLLERLRSGKIYAADKVEWALHHFFKEEKLSSLRELALREVAERLDSRASATPGGGETRAPTPGRVMVCLASASPRAAELLRRGSRMAGRLNTDWFVVYVETPGEAPTRIDAEAQRRLLDNIERATELGAQVRRLQAADPVPALLQFARTHGVSHILIGRSQQPRWRQRLGLTFVHRMLRAADDFDLHIVSLEREENA; encoded by the coding sequence GTGACCGCGCGCCGCCCAGAGGACTTCCTCGAGATCGTCGAACGCGCCAAGCGCGGGCGGCTCAAGGTGTACATCGGCCCCGCCGCCGGCGTCGGCAAGACCTACCGCATGCTCGAGGAGGCGCACGCCCTGCGGCAGCGCGGCGTCGACGTGGTGCTCGGCTTCGTCGAGACGCACGGCCGGCCGGAGACCGAGGCCCTCCTGCCGGGCCTGCCGGCCGTGCCGCGGCGGCAGGTCGAGTACCGCGGGTTGCGCGTCGAGGAGATGGATCTCGATGCCGTGCTGGCGCGCCACCCGCAGGTGGCGGTGGTCGACGAGATCGCCCACACCAACGTCCCCGGCTCGCGCAACCGCAAGCGCTATCAGGACGTGCTCGAGCTGCTGGCCGCCGGCATCAACGTCATCTGCGCCTTCAACGTCCAGCACCTCGAGAGCCTGAAGGACGTCGTCGAACGCGCCACCGGCGTCACCATCCGCGAGACGGTGCCCGACACGCTGCTCAAGCAGGCGGACCAGGTGGTGAACCTCGACCTCGATGCCGAGGACCTGCTCGAACGCCTGCGCAGCGGCAAGATCTACGCCGCCGACAAGGTCGAGTGGGCGCTGCACCACTTCTTCAAGGAGGAGAAGCTGTCCAGCCTGCGCGAGCTGGCGCTGCGCGAGGTGGCGGAGCGGCTCGACTCGCGCGCCAGCGCGACGCCGGGCGGCGGTGAGACGCGCGCCCCGACTCCCGGTCGGGTGATGGTGTGCCTCGCCTCGGCGTCGCCGCGCGCCGCCGAGCTGCTGCGCCGCGGCTCGCGCATGGCCGGGCGGCTCAACACCGACTGGTTCGTCGTCTACGTCGAGACGCCGGGCGAGGCGCCGACGCGCATCGACGCCGAGGCGCAGCGGCGCCTGCTCGACAACATCGAGCGCGCCACCGAGCTGGGCGCCCAGGTGCGCCGCCTGCAGGCCGCCGATCCGGTGCCGGCGCTGCTGCAGTTCGCGCGCACGCACGGGGTGTCCCACATCCTGATCGGCCGTTCGCAGCAGCCGCGCTGGCGACAGCGGCTCGGGCTGACCTTCGTCCACCGCATGCTGCGCGCAGCCGACGATTTCGACCTCCACATCGTGTCGCTCGAGCGCGAGGAGAACGCGTGA
- a CDS encoding glycosyltransferase family 39 protein, whose protein sequence is MLVASLLSAVAGLAGARALALGHPLGLLGLAIGALLLRWPVSLWTVPPPPELAPRARRWLLLGVTAVAAGFRCYRLDQPGLWGDDAINGLLAFDVLDGRITSPFALVAHAHSVFHALSSYPVAAAFHLFGADLWTLRLPGVLMGIAGAPLLYAIAAPLFGARAGLLAALIYASSPPQLTHAKQLVQIITGEFLLLAGLALLVQGWSAARRWWVVVAGIPLALSVCTYHATRIAPLIAVAYVAAAWRQQRRSPARRIGGGTLLLLLLVFAAALAPAIVGYVRDPDALTHRVNATSIWVTMREAHSWRPLWEATWRTLGMFHYQQGPEYHWFGLGFDPAFNVVVGALLAHGLIASLLGWRQPRHVLLLVWVAIGLAPGILSGGAPRLYRSLLATPPLYIWSALPLAQMLAAARASTLPALRATALALAIAVPLIDSQYYFYRVYTHPLFHWYQGERLVEMARTLRRRGAGWTGYLLADVFDANHETFRFLARAWHLDIEPVASLADVLPLREPPPRGALFMMSEAALPAADAVRAIYPEAGPLSLRHEPALRSWFLDRWWPLASWPDPPRPVAGFVAVDRAALAHPRLQPPIGLNADYDFGSHTLVRREPYPFYAFLTPTFSAPFSARFSGRLRIPADGYRLDVDSNGAWTMRIDDREVGPGDALTAGWHAVELALRGVPPTLRLRIEWSAPRQKKEPVPPDAFAP, encoded by the coding sequence GTGCTCGTCGCGAGCCTGCTCTCCGCCGTCGCCGGCCTCGCCGGGGCGCGCGCGTTGGCGCTCGGCCATCCGCTCGGCCTGCTCGGCCTCGCGATCGGCGCCCTGCTCCTGCGCTGGCCGGTGTCGCTGTGGACGGTGCCGCCGCCGCCGGAGCTGGCGCCGCGCGCGCGCCGCTGGTTGCTGCTCGGGGTGACGGCGGTGGCGGCCGGCTTTCGCTGCTACCGCCTCGACCAGCCGGGGCTGTGGGGCGACGACGCGATCAACGGCCTGCTGGCGTTCGACGTGCTCGACGGCAGGATCACCTCGCCCTTCGCCCTCGTCGCGCATGCCCACAGCGTCTTTCACGCCCTGTCGAGCTATCCCGTCGCGGCGGCGTTCCACCTCTTCGGCGCCGACCTGTGGACGCTGCGTCTGCCGGGCGTGCTCATGGGCATCGCCGGCGCGCCGCTGCTGTACGCGATCGCCGCGCCGCTCTTCGGCGCCCGCGCCGGCCTGCTGGCGGCGCTGATCTACGCCTCCTCGCCGCCGCAACTGACGCACGCCAAGCAACTGGTGCAGATCATCACCGGCGAATTCCTCCTGCTCGCCGGCCTGGCGCTGCTGGTGCAGGGCTGGAGCGCCGCGCGCCGCTGGTGGGTGGTCGTCGCCGGCATCCCCCTGGCGCTCTCGGTCTGCACCTACCACGCGACCCGCATCGCCCCCCTGATCGCGGTCGCCTACGTCGCCGCGGCGTGGCGGCAGCAGCGCCGATCGCCGGCGCGCCGGATCGGCGGCGGCACGCTGCTGCTCCTGCTGCTGGTGTTCGCGGCGGCGCTCGCGCCGGCGATCGTCGGCTATGTCCGCGATCCGGACGCGCTCACCCATCGGGTGAACGCCACGTCGATCTGGGTCACCATGCGCGAGGCGCACAGTTGGCGGCCGCTGTGGGAGGCGACCTGGCGCACGCTCGGCATGTTCCACTACCAGCAGGGCCCCGAATACCACTGGTTCGGCCTCGGCTTCGATCCCGCGTTCAACGTCGTGGTCGGCGCGCTGCTGGCGCACGGGCTGATCGCCAGCCTCCTCGGCTGGCGTCAGCCGCGCCACGTCCTGCTGCTCGTCTGGGTGGCGATCGGCCTCGCGCCGGGCATTCTCTCGGGCGGCGCGCCGCGCCTCTACCGCTCGCTGCTGGCGACGCCGCCGCTCTACATCTGGTCGGCCCTGCCGCTGGCGCAGATGCTGGCGGCGGCGCGGGCCTCGACCCTGCCCGCCCTGCGGGCGACGGCGCTGGCGCTCGCGATCGCGGTGCCGCTGATCGACTCGCAGTACTACTTCTATCGCGTCTACACGCATCCGCTGTTCCACTGGTACCAGGGCGAGCGGCTGGTCGAGATGGCGCGCACCCTGCGCCGCCGCGGCGCCGGCTGGACCGGCTACCTGCTGGCCGACGTCTTCGATGCCAACCACGAAACCTTCCGCTTCCTGGCGCGCGCCTGGCATCTCGACATCGAGCCCGTGGCAAGCCTCGCCGACGTGCTGCCGCTGCGCGAGCCGCCGCCGCGCGGCGCGCTCTTCATGATGAGCGAAGCGGCGCTGCCGGCCGCCGACGCCGTGCGCGCCATCTACCCGGAGGCGGGCCCCCTGTCGCTGCGGCACGAGCCGGCGCTGCGCTCGTGGTTCCTCGACCGCTGGTGGCCACTCGCCTCCTGGCCCGACCCGCCCCGGCCGGTCGCCGGCTTCGTGGCGGTGGATCGCGCGGCGCTGGCGCACCCGCGCCTGCAGCCGCCGATCGGCCTGAACGCCGACTACGACTTCGGCTCGCACACGCTGGTCCGCCGCGAGCCGTATCCGTTCTATGCCTTCCTCACGCCGACCTTCTCGGCGCCGTTCAGCGCGCGCTTCAGCGGCCGCCTGCGGATCCCCGCCGACGGCTACCGGCTCGACGTCGACAGCAACGGCGCCTGGACGATGCGGATCGACGACCGCGAGGTCGGTCCGGGCGACGCGCTCACCGCCGGCTGGCACGCCGTCGAGCTGGCGCTGCGCGGCGTGCCGCCGACGCTGCGCCTGCGCATCGAGTGGTCGGCCCCGCGGCAGAAGAAGGAACCGGTGCCGCCGGACGCGTTCGCTCCATGA
- the kdpB gene encoding potassium-transporting ATPase subunit KdpB has protein sequence MTKARELSLVDPDILAQAAIASLRKLAPRHVAKNPVMFVVEIGSALTTLVFVRDLATGIHTAPPWFTATISLWLWFTVIFANFAEAVAEGRGQAQAASLRRMRQDTTARRLSNGREEAVPASQLRKGDTVVVEAGELIPGDGEVIEGIASVDESAITGESAPVIRESGGDRSAVTGGTKVLSDRIVVRITTDPGQSFLDRMIALVEGAARQKTPNEIALHILLVGLTIIFLIACATLVPIALYSHVTLPVTVVVALLVCLIPTTIGGLLSAIGIAGMDRLLRKNVLAMSGRAVEAAGDVDTLLLDKTGTITLGNRMATELIPVAGVTAEELADAAQLASLADETPEGRSIVVLVKEQYKLRGRDVRELGAHFIPFSAHTRMSGCDLDGRQVRKGAVDAVAAHVQSLGGHLPPGLDAIVHSISDTGGTPLAVADGPRLLGIIHLKDVVKGGIKERFDRFRAMGIRTVMITGDNPRTAAAIAREAGVDDFLAEATPETKMQLIKNEQAKGKLVAMTGDGTNDAPALAQADVGVAMNTGTQAAKEAGNMVDLDSNPTKLLEVVEVGKQLLMTRGCLTTFSIANDVAKYFAILPALFVVAYPEMKALDVMHLTSPFSAILSAVIFNAIIIILLIPLALRGVRYRPLGAAALLRRSLLIYGIGGVIAPFVGIKLIDMALAAVGLV, from the coding sequence ATGACCAAAGCTCGCGAGCTCTCGCTCGTCGACCCGGACATCCTCGCCCAGGCGGCGATCGCCAGCCTGCGCAAGTTGGCGCCGCGGCACGTGGCGAAAAATCCCGTCATGTTCGTGGTCGAGATCGGCAGCGCGCTGACGACGCTGGTCTTCGTGCGCGACCTGGCGACCGGCATCCACACCGCGCCGCCGTGGTTCACCGCCACCATCAGCCTGTGGCTCTGGTTCACCGTGATCTTCGCCAACTTCGCCGAAGCGGTCGCCGAGGGGCGCGGTCAGGCGCAGGCCGCGAGCCTCCGCAGGATGCGCCAGGACACCACCGCCCGCCGCCTCAGCAACGGCCGCGAGGAGGCCGTGCCGGCGTCCCAGCTCCGCAAGGGCGACACGGTGGTCGTCGAAGCGGGCGAGCTGATTCCCGGCGACGGCGAGGTCATCGAAGGCATCGCCTCGGTCGACGAGTCGGCCATCACCGGCGAATCCGCGCCGGTGATCCGCGAGAGCGGCGGCGACCGCTCCGCCGTCACCGGTGGCACCAAGGTGCTGTCGGACCGCATCGTGGTGCGCATCACCACCGACCCCGGGCAGTCGTTCCTCGACCGCATGATCGCGCTCGTGGAAGGCGCGGCGCGGCAGAAGACGCCGAACGAGATCGCGCTGCACATCCTGCTGGTCGGCCTGACGATCATCTTCCTCATCGCCTGCGCGACCCTGGTGCCGATCGCCCTCTATTCGCACGTCACGCTGCCGGTGACGGTGGTGGTGGCGCTGCTGGTCTGCCTCATTCCGACCACCATCGGCGGCCTGCTGTCGGCGATCGGCATCGCCGGCATGGATCGGCTGCTGCGCAAGAACGTCCTGGCCATGAGCGGCCGAGCGGTCGAGGCGGCCGGCGACGTGGACACGCTGCTGCTCGACAAGACCGGCACCATCACCCTCGGCAACCGCATGGCGACCGAGCTGATCCCGGTGGCGGGCGTCACGGCCGAGGAGCTGGCCGACGCGGCGCAACTCGCCAGCCTCGCCGACGAGACGCCGGAAGGGCGCTCGATCGTCGTGCTGGTGAAGGAGCAGTACAAGCTCCGCGGCCGCGACGTGCGCGAGCTCGGCGCGCACTTCATTCCGTTCAGCGCCCATACCCGGATGAGCGGCTGCGATCTCGATGGCCGGCAGGTGCGCAAGGGCGCGGTCGACGCCGTCGCCGCCCACGTCCAGTCGCTCGGCGGCCACTTGCCGCCCGGGCTCGACGCCATCGTCCACAGCATCTCCGACACCGGCGGCACGCCGCTCGCGGTCGCCGACGGCCCCCGCCTGCTCGGCATCATCCACCTCAAGGACGTGGTCAAGGGCGGCATCAAGGAACGCTTCGACCGCTTCCGCGCCATGGGCATCCGGACGGTGATGATCACCGGCGACAACCCGCGCACCGCGGCGGCGATCGCCCGCGAGGCGGGGGTCGACGACTTTCTCGCCGAGGCCACGCCGGAAACCAAGATGCAGCTCATCAAGAACGAGCAGGCCAAGGGCAAGCTGGTGGCGATGACCGGCGACGGCACCAACGACGCCCCGGCCCTGGCGCAGGCGGACGTCGGCGTGGCCATGAACACCGGCACGCAGGCGGCGAAAGAGGCCGGCAACATGGTCGACCTCGACTCCAACCCGACCAAGCTGCTGGAGGTGGTCGAGGTCGGCAAGCAGTTGCTGATGACCCGCGGCTGTCTGACGACGTTCTCGATCGCCAACGACGTCGCCAAGTACTTCGCCATCCTGCCGGCGCTGTTCGTCGTCGCCTACCCCGAAATGAAGGCGCTGGACGTCATGCACCTCACCTCGCCGTTCAGCGCCATCCTCTCGGCGGTGATCTTCAACGCCATCATCATCATTCTGCTCATCCCGCTGGCGCTGCGCGGCGTGCGGTACCGACCGCTCGGCGCCGCGGCGCTGCTGCGGCGCTCGCTGCTGATCTACGGCATCGGCGGCGTGATCGCGCCTTTCGTCGGCATCAAGCTCATCGACATGGCGCTCGCCGCCGTCGGCCTGGTGTGA
- a CDS encoding HAMP domain-containing protein has translation MSFRVKVLLAQAPLAVALLLIALVAIRSSTSLGAGAGAILTENYRSVLAAQRMSEAAEALDRAALLHLTGLGAIDAAMIEQQTRRFEAELAVEQRNFTEAGEPVLAAELTQRWQAYRDRLSALPGLDPAAARAAYVDELAPAFLAVRATATRILELNQDAMVRKSDRARAEAERTVSAMLLATAAALAIGFLVSSLLTTRLLGPLSALRAAADRIGSGDFGARVPVDGRDELAQLGATFNVMAERIDRYRRSSLGELLLAQQAAQSAVDSLPDAVLVFDAEGEVLIVNRAAEEVLGIGQAGSTRAALDRLEPPLRAVIDEARTHVLSGRGAYVPRLFEDAVRRAAAGDGDLYYLARATPVYGEQGSISGATVILQDVTRLHRFDQLKNDLVATVAHEFRTPLTSLHMAIHLCLEEVAGPLSDRQADLLQAAREDCERLQRIVDELLDLARLQGGRLQLRRRPAAVRDLVSSALDAQRAVAADRQVVLAAEVAAGLPEVVVDEDRLQLVFANLLTNAIRHSPPGAAVTTRALAGDGGVRVEVRDEGPGIDPARRDVIFEKFAQGPEAPGGAGLGLSIAREIVTAHGGSIGVDSEVGRGSTFWFTLPVDASA, from the coding sequence GTGAGCTTCCGCGTCAAGGTGCTACTGGCGCAGGCGCCGCTGGCGGTGGCGCTGCTGCTGATCGCCCTCGTCGCCATCCGCTCGAGCACCTCGCTGGGTGCCGGCGCGGGCGCGATCCTCACCGAGAACTACCGCAGCGTGCTGGCGGCGCAACGCATGAGCGAGGCGGCCGAGGCCCTCGACCGCGCCGCGCTCCTCCATCTCACCGGCCTGGGGGCGATCGACGCCGCGATGATCGAACAGCAGACGCGCCGTTTCGAGGCGGAGCTGGCGGTGGAGCAGCGGAACTTCACCGAAGCCGGCGAACCGGTCCTGGCGGCGGAGCTGACGCAGCGCTGGCAGGCGTATCGCGACCGCCTGTCCGCCCTGCCCGGACTGGACCCCGCGGCGGCGCGCGCCGCTTACGTGGACGAGCTGGCGCCGGCGTTTCTCGCCGTGCGCGCCACCGCGACGCGCATCCTCGAGCTCAACCAGGACGCGATGGTGCGCAAGAGCGACCGCGCCCGCGCCGAGGCCGAACGCACGGTCTCGGCGATGCTGCTCGCCACCGCCGCCGCCCTGGCGATCGGCTTCCTGGTGTCGTCGCTGCTCACCACCCGTCTGCTCGGCCCGCTCAGCGCGCTGCGCGCGGCGGCGGATCGCATCGGCAGCGGCGACTTCGGCGCCCGCGTCCCGGTCGACGGCCGCGACGAGCTGGCGCAGCTCGGGGCGACGTTCAACGTCATGGCGGAACGCATCGACCGCTACCGGCGCAGCTCGCTCGGCGAGCTGCTGCTGGCGCAGCAGGCGGCGCAGTCGGCGGTGGACAGCCTGCCCGACGCGGTCCTGGTGTTCGACGCCGAGGGCGAGGTGCTGATCGTCAACCGCGCCGCCGAGGAAGTGCTCGGCATCGGCCAGGCGGGCAGCACGCGCGCCGCGCTCGACCGCCTGGAGCCGCCGCTGCGGGCCGTGATCGACGAGGCCCGCACCCACGTGCTGAGCGGCCGCGGCGCCTACGTGCCGCGCCTGTTCGAGGACGCGGTGCGCCGCGCCGCGGCGGGGGATGGCGACCTGTACTACCTGGCGCGGGCGACGCCGGTGTACGGCGAACAGGGCAGCATCTCCGGCGCGACGGTGATCCTCCAGGACGTCACCCGTCTGCACCGCTTCGACCAATTGAAGAACGATCTCGTCGCGACGGTCGCGCACGAGTTCCGCACGCCGCTCACCTCGCTGCACATGGCCATCCATCTCTGCCTCGAGGAGGTCGCCGGCCCGCTCAGCGACCGCCAGGCCGACCTGCTGCAGGCGGCGCGCGAGGACTGCGAGCGCCTGCAGCGCATCGTCGACGAGCTGCTCGACCTGGCCAGGCTGCAGGGCGGCCGCCTGCAGTTGCGGCGGCGGCCGGCGGCGGTGCGCGACCTCGTCAGCAGCGCGCTCGACGCCCAACGCGCCGTCGCCGCCGACCGACAGGTGGTGCTCGCCGCCGAGGTGGCGGCCGGCCTGCCCGAGGTCGTGGTCGACGAGGATCGCCTGCAGTTGGTGTTCGCCAACCTGCTGACCAACGCCATCCGTCACTCGCCCCCTGGCGCCGCGGTGACGACGCGCGCCCTCGCCGGCGACGGCGGCGTCCGCGTCGAGGTCCGCGACGAGGGCCCCGGCATCGACCCGGCGCGGCGCGACGTCATCTTCGAAAAATTCGCCCAGGGACCGGAAGCTCCGGGCGGCGCCGGCCTGGGTCTCTCGATCGCCCGCGAGATCGTCACCGCCCACGGCGGCAGCATCGGCGTCGACAGCGAGGTGGGCCGCGGCAGCACCTTCTGGTTCACGCTGCCGGTCGACGCCAGCGCGTGA
- the kdpC gene encoding potassium-transporting ATPase subunit KdpC has product MRSILLTALRATAVTLVLTGIVYPLLMTGLAQGLFPYRANGSLLRDGTGAVIGSELIGQAFTRPEYLWPRPSAAGANGYDATASGGSNLGPTSRTLRDRITAEIARLRASNPEAPGPIPADLVTASGSGLDPHLSPAAARWQVPRIAGARGVAPERVLALIEDSVEGRTFGVLGEPRVNVLLVNLALDRQFGKTPR; this is encoded by the coding sequence ATGCGCTCCATCCTGCTCACCGCGCTGCGTGCCACCGCCGTGACCCTGGTGCTCACGGGGATCGTCTACCCGCTGCTCATGACCGGCCTGGCGCAGGGCCTCTTTCCCTACCGCGCCAACGGCAGTCTGCTGCGGGACGGGACCGGCGCCGTCATCGGCTCGGAGCTGATCGGCCAGGCCTTCACCCGCCCCGAGTACCTCTGGCCACGCCCCTCGGCGGCCGGAGCCAACGGCTACGACGCCACCGCGTCCGGCGGTTCGAATCTCGGCCCCACCTCGCGGACGCTGCGCGACCGCATCACCGCCGAGATCGCGCGGCTGCGCGCGAGCAACCCCGAGGCGCCGGGACCGATCCCCGCCGACCTCGTGACCGCATCCGGCAGCGGCCTCGATCCGCACCTCTCGCCGGCGGCGGCGCGCTGGCAGGTGCCGCGCATCGCCGGCGCGCGCGGCGTGGCGCCCGAACGCGTGCTGGCGCTCATCGAGGACAGCGTCGAGGGCCGGACCTTCGGCGTCCTCGGCGAGCCGCGGGTCAACGTCCTGCTCGTGAACCTGGCGCTGGATCGCCAGTTCGGAAAGACGCCGCGGTGA